The stretch of DNA GGATGAAATGGAACGGTGGGAAGAACTTCAATCTCGTTTAGTTTCTCAATTCAGCAATGCAGCCTCCATCATCGGCCGATTGGAAGTAAGTTTACCGAATTTTTTTACTCTTCAAATTTAATCactttttacttaattttttaaaattattattgctGAATAAATAAAGGTGCTCAAGGATATCAAGAATTATGGTAATTTGAGTTGTATCGATGGCATTCAAGAAGCTGTGTTGAATAAGCAAATGGATTCATTACAgaatctttttcttttgatgaAAGACACACTGTAAgaacatttttctttttaaataaattttgttcTCCATTGTTTAGTGAAGAGTTATTGAAAGTGAACATTcgaatgccaattccaatttcAGGGAAGAGCTTCATGGCATTACTTTGTCTCTCGGGAAAATTCATCGCGATGCTAGGCAATTGATTGAAGGAGGGTCTAATCAGCTTGGTTCGAAACAGTTGCATCTACAGATTGGTGTAAAACCTACTCTTGCTTATTGCTTAGACGGGCTTAAACAACTTCACGAAATGCATCAATCCGAGTATAGAACTACTACCATTTTTGTATTAAAAATCAACATTTGTATCTGTTTGAGTTGAACCACTTCACATTAAACCCACCTTGTTTTCTCATATTTCAGGTACAATCTTAAAACATCCTTGTTCTCAGGACTTTCAGTACTTACCTTGAAACCCAAGTAAGTAAACTCCCTGGTTCTTTTCACTTGCTTCTTATCTCAGCTCTCTGAAACTAATTTAAAAAGTAGTGTGCTTTTGATTTGAGCTTGAATTCCTATCTTACCTCATTGAACTCAATAACATAATAAGTGGGTGAAGAATATGTATTATGTACATCTCATAAGCTTCTGAAATATGCAGTGTTAGGTAGTTTTCGGTAGTAAATATGAGCCGGACTTTTTGACACGGTATAAAACCAGCACGAGCACAACCCAAAACGAAAAAATATGGGCTTAAACACGGTTTGACATGACAAACCTGAAATCACGTAAGCACGAATAGGTTAGCTCGAAAGCATAACACATAATTTGAtagtaataacaataataaatatttatttatcaattaaaatgatAGTGGTgttcaaattataataattatacattttttttatgattgtgTGTAACtacttttgaaaaaatatagaataataattaaaactataaaatacacatattttagtatttcactcatcaattttaataaaaatgcaaaaatataGAGCATGAATTTAAACCCGTATAAGAACACAGGTTGgcttatttaagaaaaataggtTGGTAGGAATAAAACACGGCACGAAATTACTAAACTTGCAGGCCGTGCCGAGTTTACTCtataaaattagatatttgcAACCCAACATTTATATTGGGTTGGTAAAAATATACTATAACCCGACAAAACCGATCGATGTACACCCCGGTTTTCGGTATGTTAGCCTAAACAGTTGTGTGTTAGTGTTAAATGCCCTTTTACTAACTATGGTTTTGTTCATAAATTGCAGTCCAAACGATCTAAGTACACTGCAGCAACTCTTGATCGATCAACCGAACATACCGAAAGAGGAAGGTATTATTATGGACTATGGAGCACTCTCAAACTTAACAAGTTACAATTTTGATTATTTGCTCTTGTTTATCTGATTTTTGCTTTGTCTTTTAACTCTTTTGCAGTTGAAACCctctttcaaaatatatttgcaGAAGATGATTAGATTCTAAAGGAAGAGTTTAATAATTTTGATGGTATTAGTGAatttagattattacttaatccTATTCTTTTATGTTATGGTTAGTTTAATTGAGTAATTTGTTGCTGGTTTTTCTTACATATAATATACACTAAGAAATATTTTCTACCAATGAAAtagtattcttttattttttatttttctctattttacatTTGACTTTTAAGatggtatttataattttatatcagTATCACTTTTCTATCAACATCAACAACAAGGCGTTAATTTAATACAATTTCTTAATCACTCatcaaaaagtaaaaaatgaattaattggTAATTTACTTTTTCATCTTTATTAATGGTTAACTAGGATTTTTGGTTTCTGAAATTTTAACATGTGTTAAATCATGCTATGTTAAAAGTTTCATCCAAAGTAgtaaaattgttaaatttaaagatttttgtttaattttattaacataAGTTTATAGTTTGGTATATGTTAAAATTTGGGAGACACGATGGGGTAGTATCAAAATttggggcatgatttagtacatgatCAATTGTTATGTTAGTAAAATTTAATGGAATTAGATAAGAGTTTTTGaatctaataattttaatagtttAGAAGAAATTAAAAAGATCGGGGCATATGTAGATCCGTATATGCATTCGGGTCACCTTGAGTTACAAGACAAAACAGTTCACAGTCTCTTTCGTTTGGATGGTAAGGAGTGAGACATGGAAATCATAAATGACTTGTTCTCTGCCCGAGACAGGGCTCTTATTACATCTATACAGTTGAGCTCAAACAATCATAGTGATTGCTAGTCTTGGAGGTTCGAGAAGAGTGGTCTATTTACTGTAAAAAGTGTGTATCGGTTCTTGGAAAATCTCAAGTATGATTGGGTGGGTGATACAACACTAATTTTTGGAGGAAAATGTGGACATTAAAGATTCCCCAAAGGTTAGTAATTTTGCTTGGCCAGCAGTTTCGGGTACCCTCCCAACCTGTTTGCAACTTCTCAAGCGTCATGTGGTTATTAGTCCCATTTGTCCGATATGTCAGGAGGCTGAGGAATCTACTTTTCATGCTCTAGTGGGTTGTTGTTTTGCTCGAGCCTGTTGGAATAGATCTTTGGTTAGTATTTGTAGTTGGTCAGCGGATAGTTTTGGCTCTTGGTTTCAAGCTCTTTCGGCAAGGATCAGCTCTCAAGCATTGGAGGAAGCGGCAATGGTTACATGGAGTATCTGGAAGGCCCGTAATGAGGTTGTTTGGCAACAAAAATCTCCTACTGCTGCATCAGTGGTTTTGTCGGCAAGATCATTCCTTGATCAATTTCGTTTTGCACAGTCACGGACGACGAGTTCGTTGTCTAACAGTTCGATAGGACTGTCTTCACGTGTGCATTGGATTACACCAATTTCTGATCAGATCAAGGTCAATGTTGATAGTGCTCTATTTAATGATGTTAGCCGTTTTGGGATGGGTTGCTTAGCCTGTAACCATGTTGGTCAAGTTCTCGAGGCCTTCACTAGTAGCAGGGAGGGAATTGTTGGGCCAGAGATTGCCGAAATCATCGGGATCAAAGAGGCCGTAAACTGGATCCAACGTCATAATTTGCAAAATGTTTTGCTAGAAACTGATAGTCTTGTCTGTGTTTAGGCTATCCATAGTGAGTTGCATATACCATCTAAGTTCGTTTACTGGTTAATGCTTGTACAATTGTTTTATCTTCTTTGAGTCATGTTGCTATTCAGTTTGTTGAATGATCTGTGAACAAAGCCGCCCATTGTTTGGTGCGTAGCTCTTGTTTTTCCCCAAGTCTTACTTTTCAGGATTATCAGTTAAGTCCTGAATTGCGTAATATTGTACCGGTTAATGAAAGTTTActcttattcaaaaaaaaagaaaaaaagaaaaaaaaaacgatcGAGACATAATTTGACACATAAGAGCATCTTGAACAAGAATGAAGTAAAGACtaaaaagtatatatttattaaaaaagacTAAAGAGTATCTAGTAATTAGCATACTAatcttgaaaataataaaaatttaatttgtcaaaaaaaatttgaatacctATAATTGTTCACAAATTATaggaaaattttacaatgtaCCTTTATCTATTTTAGCATTCAAGAGATTTTTCactctaattttcttttttatggtAGTGCACATCATAATAAtttaagataaaaaaattaattcattgAAAATAAGGTTCA from Cannabis sativa cultivar Pink pepper isolate KNU-18-1 chromosome 2, ASM2916894v1, whole genome shotgun sequence encodes:
- the LOC115721240 gene encoding uncharacterized protein At5g43822 isoform X1; its protein translation is MVLISFQFSFYNYANLFSGFRSYYQGYKMNMDMMIKTLQKRFKKVRDEMERWEELQSRLVSQFSNAASIIGRLEVLKDIKNYGNLSCIDGIQEAVLNKQMDSLQNLFLLMKDTLEELHGITLSLGKIHRDARQLIEGGSNQLGSKQLHLQIGVKPTLAYCLDGLKQLHEMHQSEYNLKTSLFSGLSVLTLKPNPNDLSTLQQLLIDQPNIPKEEVETLFQNIFAEDD
- the LOC115721240 gene encoding uncharacterized protein At5g43822 isoform X2; translated protein: MNMDMMIKTLQKRFKKVRDEMERWEELQSRLVSQFSNAASIIGRLEVLKDIKNYGNLSCIDGIQEAVLNKQMDSLQNLFLLMKDTLEELHGITLSLGKIHRDARQLIEGGSNQLGSKQLHLQIGVKPTLAYCLDGLKQLHEMHQSEYNLKTSLFSGLSVLTLKPNPNDLSTLQQLLIDQPNIPKEEVETLFQNIFAEDD
- the LOC133034003 gene encoding uncharacterized protein LOC133034003; translated protein: MHSGHLELQDKTVHSLFRLDDSPKVSNFAWPAVSGTLPTCLQLLKRHVVISPICPICQEAEESTFHALVGCCFARACWNRSLVSICSWSADSFGSWFQALSARISSQALEEAAMVTWSIWKARNEVVWQQKSPTAASVVLSARSFLDQFRFAQSRTTSSLSNSSIGLSSRVHWITPISDQIKVNVDSALFNDVSRFGMGCLACNHVGQVLEAFTSSREGIVGPEIAEIIGIKEAVNWIQRHNLQNVLLETDSLVCV